TCGGATCGGGCCGTGTTGCCGTGTGGTGCATGGTCGCGCTTTCCCTCCCGTGGCGGCGGTGGTGGCCGCTGTCGCGCACGCCCCCGTGCTGCGGGGACAGCCTGTCAAATGTCTCCCGTCCTGTGGAAGCTGGGTCGAATATTCGTATCAATTCGGATGTTCCCGGCCCCCGTGCGGGTGGTCCCGGCGCACGCGGGTGAGGCCCTTGCCCCAGCACTTAGGCTGTGGTGAACCAGCCAGATCCAGCAGGGGGCTACCGCCATGACGACAGGTCGGCTCGGGCAGCAGGCCGCGCCACCCAACGCCGCTTACTCGGGGCAGGTCGTGCATTTCCCGGACCCGGTCCGGGCCGCTCGGCATCCCCACGGCGTACGGATGGACGGCAACGGGCATCCGGACTTCTCCGCCTACGCGCGCGCGGCCGTGGAGATCGCCGAACCCCCCGAGGGCTTCGGCGTGGACGAACTGCGGCTGACGGACTACGTGTCCGCGAACGCGGCGATGCGCGCGGCCGGACACGAACTGTGGGACACGGTCGGCCCGGTGGCGACCCCGCACGGCTGGACCTGGCACCACGTGGCGGGCTCGCGGCGCATGGAGCTGGTCCCCGTCGAGGTGAAGGCGCTGCTGCGGCACCACGCGGGACTCGCGACGGCCCCGGTGGACCACGAGAAGCGCGGGACGCGGCCGCTGCAGGAGGCCCGCCCGGCGCACCTGGGACTGCCGAAGTCGGTGGTGTCGGTCGCCGAGGAGCAGGTGCAGGGCGTCGAGGAGGACCTCGGCTACCGGCTGCCGGAGGCGTACCGCTCGTTCCTGAAGGCGGCCGGCGGCTGCGCCCCGGTGGGCGCGGGGCTCGACGTCGACCTCGGTCTGCTGGTGGACCAGCCCTTCTTCACGGTGCGCGAGGAGGTGGCGGTCAACGACCTGGTGTACGTGAACAAGTGCCTGCGCGACCACCTGACGAAGGACTACCTGTGCGTGGCCTTCGTACAGGGCGGCCTGCTCGCGCTGAAGGTGCGGGGCGAG
Above is a window of Streptomyces subrutilus DNA encoding:
- a CDS encoding SMI1/KNR4 family protein, with protein sequence MTTGRLGQQAAPPNAAYSGQVVHFPDPVRAARHPHGVRMDGNGHPDFSAYARAAVEIAEPPEGFGVDELRLTDYVSANAAMRAAGHELWDTVGPVATPHGWTWHHVAGSRRMELVPVEVKALLRHHAGLATAPVDHEKRGTRPLQEARPAHLGLPKSVVSVAEEQVQGVEEDLGYRLPEAYRSFLKAAGGCAPVGAGLDVDLGLLVDQPFFTVREEVAVNDLVYVNKCLRDHLTKDYLCVAFVQGGLLALKVRGEGSGSVWFSPYDDARDRDGWSVQERVERLLLPCGGDFDAFLERLAGNPPELETVAGLMVDGGFARSVPVARAGSDEG